One window from the genome of Prochlorococcus marinus XMU1411 encodes:
- a CDS encoding 4-hydroxy-3-methylbut-2-enyl diphosphate reductase, protein MDTQAFRRSLHHSDRYNRRGFDSPTKRAQALEEAYQSDLISSIRDNGFTYTKGRLNIKLAQAFGFCWGVERAVAMAYETRRHYPNENIWITNEIIHNPSVNDHLRKMNVKFISAKNGIKDFSLVSNGDVVILPAFGATVQEMKLLHEKGCHIIDTTCPWVSKVWHTVEKHKKHVFTSIIHGKFKHEETLATSSFAGKYLVVLDLEEANYVSEYILGRGNRNEFMNKFAKACSNGFDPDKDLDRVGVANQTTMLKSETEEIGKVFERTMLKKFGPENLNSHFLAFNTICDATEERQDAMFSLVDEDLDILVVIGGFNSSNTTHLQEIAITKNISSFHIDTPDRISVEENSILHKPLGSDLELKNNFLPNGTINVGITSGASTPDKVVADVIEKLINIAS, encoded by the coding sequence ATGGATACCCAAGCTTTTAGAAGATCTCTTCATCACTCTGATAGATATAATAGAAGGGGTTTTGATTCTCCTACAAAAAGAGCTCAAGCACTAGAAGAAGCTTACCAAAGTGATTTGATAAGTTCTATAAGAGATAATGGTTTCACTTACACTAAAGGTAGACTAAATATTAAATTAGCTCAGGCCTTTGGTTTCTGCTGGGGAGTTGAAAGAGCTGTAGCAATGGCTTATGAAACTAGAAGACATTACCCTAATGAGAATATTTGGATAACAAACGAAATTATTCATAACCCTTCAGTTAATGATCATTTAAGAAAAATGAATGTAAAATTCATTTCAGCAAAAAATGGAATTAAAGATTTTTCATTAGTTTCTAATGGGGATGTAGTTATATTGCCTGCTTTCGGAGCTACTGTTCAAGAAATGAAACTCCTTCATGAGAAAGGATGTCATATTATTGATACAACTTGTCCATGGGTTTCTAAGGTTTGGCATACCGTGGAGAAACATAAAAAACATGTTTTCACATCTATAATTCATGGAAAATTTAAGCATGAGGAGACTCTCGCTACTAGTTCATTCGCAGGTAAATATTTAGTTGTACTTGATCTAGAAGAAGCTAATTATGTATCTGAATATATTCTTGGTAGAGGTAATAGAAATGAATTTATGAACAAATTTGCTAAAGCATGCTCTAATGGATTTGATCCTGATAAAGATTTAGATAGAGTCGGAGTTGCTAACCAGACAACTATGCTTAAAAGCGAGACTGAAGAAATTGGGAAGGTTTTTGAAAGAACGATGTTAAAAAAATTTGGACCAGAAAACTTAAATAGTCACTTTTTAGCTTTTAATACTATTTGTGATGCTACTGAAGAAAGACAAGATGCAATGTTCTCTTTGGTTGATGAAGATCTTGATATTCTTGTTGTCATAGGAGGCTTTAATTCTTCTAATACTACTCACTTGCAAGAAATAGCAATAACTAAAAATATTTCCTCTTTCCATATAGATACTCCAGACAGGATATCAGTTGAAGAAAATTCAATATTACATAAACCACTTGGTTCAGATTTAGAACTTAAAAATAATTTTTTACCCAATGGAACCATAAACGTTGGAATAACCTCAGGTGCATCGACTCCTGATAAGGTTGTTGCTGATGTTATTGAAAAGTTAATTAATATAGCTTCTTGA
- a CDS encoding DoxX family protein — protein sequence MEDKAQTNQVSAASMNRTKAPQKVEVVVANSSSGSEVNILGELSIFVLRIGFCALMIHHGLEKLQDPQGFAEFVVGKYFPFLPGDPVIWTFGAAITQLVCPLGLAIGIFARLSSLGLFSTMAFAVYFHLLDTGLEGFPLAVVEGHNYAFELSFIYGAISLYFLCAGPGRLSLFRKTNKITYYPKST from the coding sequence ATGGAAGACAAAGCACAAACAAATCAGGTTTCAGCTGCAAGTATGAATAGAACTAAAGCGCCTCAAAAAGTTGAAGTTGTTGTTGCTAATTCATCTTCAGGATCAGAAGTTAATATCCTTGGAGAATTATCGATTTTTGTTTTAAGAATTGGTTTTTGTGCTTTGATGATTCATCATGGCCTAGAGAAACTACAGGACCCTCAGGGTTTTGCTGAGTTTGTAGTTGGTAAGTACTTCCCATTTTTGCCAGGTGATCCTGTTATTTGGACTTTTGGAGCTGCAATTACTCAATTAGTATGCCCATTAGGATTAGCTATAGGAATTTTTGCAAGGCTTTCTTCTCTTGGCCTATTCTCCACTATGGCATTTGCTGTTTATTTTCATCTCCTAGATACTGGACTAGAAGGTTTTCCTCTAGCAGTGGTTGAGGGTCATAATTATGCTTTTGAATTGTCTTTTATATATGGGGCTATTTCTCTTTACTTTCTATGCGCAGGTCCAGGAAGACTCTCTTTGTTCAGAAAAACCAACAAGATTACATATTATCCAAAATCAACTTAG
- the purH gene encoding bifunctional phosphoribosylaminoimidazolecarboxamide formyltransferase/IMP cyclohydrolase gives MSPLALISVSDKKNIIPFCMELVEKFNYKILSSGGTAKYLIEAKIPVIKVADFTNSPEILGGRVKTLHPKIHGGILAKRTDEEHKRDIEANNLSLIDLVVVNLYPFKKTVDQGAKWEDAIENIDIGGPSMIRSAAKNHKDVSVLVDPSQYQNFLEESKKGKLKESYKAKLALEAFQHTADYDTAISNWISKERGLQSSKYIESYPLIKTLRYGENPHQKAFWYGLSNMGWNAAEQLQGKDLSYNNLLDLESALSTVLEFGYKEKDELTTDTFASVILKHNNPCGASISNSASQAFLNALECDSVSAFGGIVAFNSNVDSETAIHLKNIFLECVVAPSFDEEALEILKVKKNLRILKFSKDQLPKKSQTSTKSIMGGLLVQDTDDSKEKTESWISVTNKNPSNQIQLDLNFGWKICKHVKSNAIVIAKDQKTIGIGAGQMNRVGAAKIALKAAGRLCSDAVLASDGFFPFADTVELANEYGIKAIIQPGGSLRDQESIDMCNSKGISMVFTQKRHFLH, from the coding sequence ATGTCACCACTAGCTTTAATAAGTGTTTCTGATAAAAAAAATATAATCCCATTTTGTATGGAACTGGTAGAAAAATTTAATTATAAAATTCTATCAAGTGGAGGAACTGCCAAATATCTAATAGAGGCAAAAATTCCAGTTATTAAAGTTGCAGATTTTACTAATTCTCCAGAAATTCTTGGAGGAAGAGTTAAAACTTTACATCCAAAAATACACGGGGGGATATTAGCTAAAAGAACTGACGAGGAACATAAGAGAGATATAGAAGCTAACAATCTTAGTTTAATTGACTTAGTTGTTGTCAATTTATATCCTTTTAAAAAAACTGTAGATCAAGGAGCTAAATGGGAAGATGCTATTGAAAATATTGATATTGGAGGGCCATCAATGATTCGTTCAGCAGCTAAAAATCATAAAGACGTTTCCGTTTTAGTAGATCCTAGTCAGTATCAAAATTTTCTTGAAGAAAGCAAAAAAGGTAAATTAAAAGAGTCATATAAAGCAAAATTAGCACTTGAAGCTTTTCAACATACAGCAGATTATGACACTGCAATATCTAATTGGATAAGCAAAGAACGAGGTTTACAATCTTCCAAATATATTGAATCTTATCCACTAATCAAAACCTTAAGATATGGGGAGAATCCTCATCAAAAAGCTTTCTGGTATGGTTTAAGTAACATGGGATGGAACGCAGCAGAACAATTACAAGGTAAAGATTTAAGTTATAACAATCTATTGGATCTTGAGTCGGCACTTTCAACAGTTTTAGAATTTGGCTACAAAGAAAAAGATGAACTTACAACCGACACATTTGCTTCTGTTATCCTAAAACACAATAATCCTTGTGGTGCCTCTATAAGTAATTCAGCTTCTCAAGCATTTTTGAACGCTTTGGAGTGCGACTCAGTTAGTGCATTTGGAGGGATTGTTGCTTTTAATTCTAATGTTGATAGTGAGACTGCAATTCACCTCAAAAATATTTTCTTAGAATGTGTCGTCGCTCCATCTTTTGATGAGGAAGCTTTAGAAATTTTAAAAGTTAAAAAGAATTTAAGAATTTTAAAGTTTTCAAAAGATCAACTGCCAAAAAAGAGTCAAACTTCTACTAAATCAATAATGGGAGGATTATTAGTTCAAGATACTGACGATAGTAAAGAAAAGACTGAAAGTTGGATTTCAGTAACTAATAAAAATCCAAGTAATCAAATTCAATTAGATCTAAATTTTGGATGGAAAATTTGTAAACACGTAAAATCTAATGCCATTGTTATTGCTAAAGACCAAAAAACTATTGGTATTGGAGCTGGTCAAATGAATAGAGTTGGAGCTGCAAAAATTGCGTTAAAAGCAGCTGGGAGGTTATGTTCTGATGCTGTCTTAGCAAGCGATGGTTTTTTCCCATTTGCAGATACTGTAGAACTTGCAAATGAATACGGGATAAAAGCTATTATTCAACCTGGTGGAAGTCTAAGAGACCAAGAAAGTATTGATATGTGTAATTCAAAAGGAATATCTATGGTATTTACACAAAAAAGGCATTTCTTACATTAG
- a CDS encoding alpha/beta hydrolase has protein sequence MKYAIDHEFVSISSQTATHRIILMHGWGADSDDLLTFGKEMTEKINLDFEVISLRAPGLHPSGQGRQWYGLYPHDWNGAEVEVNKLLVTLKKFDTNHIPLRKTILLGFSQGAAMAIDVGFKLNFGLIVACSGYPHPNWNPGEKCSPLIISHGINDDVVPIDASRTIYEMVKSKSSKFCELLEFDGFHQIDSNLINFISSNISIIF, from the coding sequence ATGAAATATGCTATCGATCATGAATTTGTCTCGATTAGCTCTCAAACTGCAACTCATAGAATTATTTTGATGCATGGTTGGGGAGCTGATTCGGATGATCTTTTAACATTTGGAAAGGAGATGACTGAAAAAATAAATCTTGATTTTGAGGTAATTTCTTTGAGGGCTCCTGGATTACATCCAAGTGGTCAGGGAAGACAGTGGTATGGATTATACCCACATGATTGGAATGGAGCTGAGGTTGAAGTAAATAAGCTTTTGGTTACATTAAAAAAATTTGATACTAATCACATTCCACTAAGAAAAACAATTTTATTGGGTTTCTCTCAGGGGGCGGCAATGGCAATTGATGTAGGATTTAAATTAAATTTTGGATTAATTGTTGCTTGTAGTGGTTACCCTCACCCCAACTGGAACCCTGGAGAAAAATGCTCGCCATTGATTATTAGTCATGGAATAAATGATGACGTTGTGCCCATAGATGCTTCTAGGACTATTTATGAGATGGTAAAAAGTAAGTCTTCTAAATTTTGTGAATTATTAGAATTCGATGGATTTCATCAAATAGATTCAAATTTAATTAATTTTATAAGTTCAAATATAAGTATTATTTTTTAA
- a CDS encoding DUF3155 domain-containing protein, with protein MSKKRKRISRRRLAGQRVMAHVPIYHIETGKHKPVTAARRFIAENGLSAPSVFNVRRNEHTTDRFFWGEKGLFSAQYAEENHFLFPSLKVVVEGIGEEKIFEGLELTADDWEEIEEYEYAFV; from the coding sequence ATGTCAAAAAAAAGAAAAAGAATCAGCAGAAGACGATTGGCTGGCCAAAGAGTAATGGCACATGTACCCATATATCATATCGAAACTGGCAAACATAAACCAGTTACAGCAGCAAGAAGATTCATAGCTGAAAATGGTCTATCTGCGCCTTCAGTTTTCAATGTCAGAAGAAATGAACATACCACTGATAGGTTTTTTTGGGGTGAAAAAGGGTTATTTAGCGCCCAATATGCTGAAGAAAATCATTTTCTATTCCCATCACTAAAAGTTGTAGTTGAAGGAATTGGTGAAGAAAAAATATTTGAAGGTTTGGAACTTACTGCAGATGATTGGGAAGAGATTGAAGAATACGAATATGCATTTGTTTAA
- a CDS encoding sensor histidine kinase: MNISKKFEELIIKQLESFGCSMGVTNLVMYLASAKQGAKASFEIIGQWPQIDRLLLSIEDDPSLKVSSPNRRWYPLQENDILLGVLRVETDLKEANWPVSLDSRLKALSISLAKCVSIELERQNKNEEINYLKNQVNVIIHQLRNPLAALRTYAKLLIKRLGSDDDSIEIVERMIIEQKQINQYMDSFTQLNSPIQLPLEIGEERLLLPPNLDNKKVMTVQSLLRPILERGKANANLENRDWTEPSLWPDWTLSPLKAKYAVIAEIVANLLENAFKYAQKDAEIGITITNKGLCIFDDGKKITKNEKEQIFEKGFRGSAAKKKDGTGVGLFLARKLAKQIGGELRLLENNSIDNIEKLKNLKKKNIFYLELPIKELHA; encoded by the coding sequence ATGAATATTTCAAAAAAATTTGAAGAATTAATCATAAAACAGCTAGAGAGTTTTGGCTGCTCAATGGGAGTGACTAATTTAGTTATGTATCTTGCTTCAGCTAAGCAAGGAGCTAAAGCATCTTTTGAAATAATTGGTCAATGGCCACAAATTGATAGGCTTCTATTATCAATAGAAGATGATCCTTCACTAAAAGTTTCATCTCCTAATAGAAGATGGTACCCGCTTCAAGAAAACGATATTCTACTGGGTGTCCTAAGGGTAGAAACTGATTTAAAAGAGGCGAATTGGCCAGTATCACTTGATTCCAGATTAAAAGCGCTTTCAATATCTTTAGCTAAATGCGTATCTATCGAATTAGAACGTCAAAATAAAAATGAAGAAATCAATTATTTGAAGAATCAGGTCAATGTCATAATCCATCAATTAAGGAATCCATTGGCTGCTCTTAGGACATATGCAAAATTACTAATAAAAAGACTTGGTTCAGATGATGACTCTATTGAGATAGTAGAACGCATGATAATTGAGCAAAAGCAAATTAATCAATATATGGACTCTTTTACTCAATTAAATTCACCTATTCAACTACCATTGGAAATTGGAGAAGAAAGATTATTATTGCCACCAAATCTAGATAATAAAAAGGTAATGACCGTTCAGAGCTTATTGAGGCCAATTTTAGAGAGGGGCAAGGCTAATGCGAACTTAGAGAATAGAGATTGGACTGAACCTTCTCTTTGGCCAGATTGGACATTATCGCCATTAAAGGCAAAATATGCTGTAATTGCTGAAATTGTGGCCAATTTATTAGAAAATGCTTTTAAATATGCCCAAAAAGATGCTGAGATTGGAATTACAATTACGAATAAAGGACTTTGTATATTTGATGATGGAAAAAAAATAACCAAAAATGAAAAAGAGCAAATTTTTGAAAAAGGTTTTAGAGGATCTGCCGCTAAGAAGAAAGACGGCACTGGTGTGGGCCTTTTTTTAGCGAGGAAATTAGCAAAACAAATTGGAGGAGAATTAAGATTGCTGGAAAATAACTCAATTGATAATATTGAGAAATTAAAAAATCTCAAGAAGAAAAATATTTTCTATTTAGAACTACCTATAAAAGAATTGCATGCGTAA
- a CDS encoding adenosylcobinamide-GDP ribazoletransferase encodes MAGSWIFYTTFPKIPLINPEFKNIAQFAPPLGFFIGTIQSYIFLFLKTNSWSIYASTLICLASGYLITGGLHIDGLMDTFDGIFAGKKKRLKAMKDSKVGSFGVQALVFITLIQIACILKIQNLIIFVLPICLFWGRFSNLFFIEKFEYMSYKKKSISHKKFWNGFKKESLISIIFLLIFTAYQLVSITSQAILIKFLILIFVGIFLSYSIPYILGKKIGGFNGDACGASVVLVETAMLFTHAILL; translated from the coding sequence TTGGCAGGATCTTGGATTTTCTATACGACATTTCCAAAGATACCTTTAATTAATCCCGAATTTAAAAATATTGCACAATTTGCGCCGCCTTTGGGATTTTTTATTGGAACAATACAGAGTTATATTTTTCTTTTTTTAAAAACAAACTCTTGGTCAATTTATGCATCTACATTAATTTGCTTGGCTTCAGGATATTTGATTACTGGTGGTCTACACATTGATGGTTTAATGGATACTTTCGATGGTATTTTTGCGGGTAAAAAGAAGCGTTTAAAAGCCATGAAAGACAGTAAAGTTGGCTCCTTTGGGGTTCAAGCTTTAGTTTTTATAACTTTAATTCAAATTGCTTGCATACTAAAAATTCAAAACCTAATAATTTTTGTTTTACCTATATGCTTATTTTGGGGAAGATTTTCAAATTTATTTTTTATAGAAAAGTTTGAATATATGAGTTATAAGAAAAAGTCTATAAGTCACAAAAAGTTTTGGAATGGATTTAAAAAAGAATCTTTGATCTCTATAATTTTTCTTTTAATTTTCACTGCATACCAATTAGTTTCAATTACATCCCAAGCAATATTAATTAAATTTTTAATTCTTATTTTTGTTGGTATTTTTCTAAGCTATTCTATCCCATACATACTGGGTAAAAAAATTGGAGGCTTCAATGGAGATGCCTGCGGTGCAAGTGTTGTACTAGTTGAAACTGCAATGTTGTTTACGCATGCAATTCTTTTATAG
- the tgt gene encoding tRNA guanosine(34) transglycosylase Tgt: MFEFEITSNCINTGARTGIFHTPNGQVNTPKFMPVGTLATVKGISSKQLTSTGSEMILSNTFHLHLQPGEKLVKESGGIHKFMNWPKPILTDSGGYQVFSLAKLNNISDKGVEFKNPRDGSHVFLSPEKVIQIQMDLGSDVAMAFDHCPPHTANENDIEDSLQRTHSWLQKCVETHQKSNQALFGIVQGGKYPRLREYSAKYTSSFDLPGIAVGGVSVGEAVEEIHSVINYVPKFLPINKPRYLMGIGSLREISLAVANGFDIFDCVLPTRLGRHGTAFFNDERLNLRNARFKNDFSPIDKTCKCETCKSYSRAYLHHLIRNDEILGLTLISLHNIAHLIRFTNAISTAIRDNCFTNDFAPWKTSSIAHHTW; encoded by the coding sequence GTGTTTGAATTTGAAATTACATCGAATTGCATTAACACAGGGGCAAGAACTGGTATTTTTCATACACCAAATGGTCAGGTAAATACACCAAAATTTATGCCTGTAGGTACTTTGGCAACGGTAAAAGGGATTTCTTCTAAGCAATTAACCTCTACAGGGTCAGAAATGATTCTCTCCAATACCTTTCATCTTCATTTACAACCGGGAGAAAAACTAGTTAAAGAATCTGGCGGAATACATAAGTTCATGAATTGGCCTAAGCCTATTCTTACTGATTCAGGAGGATATCAAGTTTTCAGTTTGGCCAAATTAAATAATATTTCTGATAAAGGTGTGGAATTTAAAAATCCAAGAGATGGAAGTCATGTATTTTTATCACCTGAAAAAGTAATACAGATTCAAATGGATCTTGGATCGGATGTTGCGATGGCTTTTGATCATTGTCCTCCGCATACAGCTAACGAAAATGATATTGAGGACTCTTTACAAAGAACTCATTCATGGTTGCAAAAATGTGTTGAGACTCATCAGAAATCCAATCAAGCATTATTCGGCATAGTTCAAGGTGGTAAGTATCCGAGATTGAGAGAATATAGCGCAAAATATACAAGTTCTTTTGATCTGCCTGGCATAGCAGTGGGAGGTGTAAGTGTTGGTGAGGCAGTCGAAGAAATACACAGTGTAATTAATTACGTCCCGAAATTCTTACCAATAAATAAACCAAGATATTTAATGGGAATTGGCTCTTTAAGAGAAATTTCTTTAGCTGTGGCTAATGGGTTCGATATATTTGACTGTGTTTTGCCTACAAGACTAGGAAGACATGGGACTGCATTTTTTAATGATGAAAGATTGAATTTGCGAAATGCTCGATTTAAAAATGACTTTTCTCCTATTGACAAAACTTGTAAATGTGAGACCTGTAAATCCTATTCTCGAGCATATTTGCATCATCTAATTAGAAATGACGAAATTTTAGGCCTAACCCTCATAAGTTTGCATAATATTGCTCACTTAATAAGATTTACCAATGCAATTTCTACTGCAATTAGAGATAATTGTTTTACAAATGATTTCGCTCCTTGGAAAACATCCTCTATTGCTCACCATACGTGGTAA
- a CDS encoding photosystem II reaction center protein K, whose amino-acid sequence MLTLFNTFAELPEAYKAFAPTVDVLPLIPLFFFLLVFVWQAAVGFK is encoded by the coding sequence GTGCTCACTCTATTTAATACATTCGCTGAATTGCCAGAGGCTTACAAGGCTTTTGCTCCAACTGTTGATGTTCTTCCACTTATTCCTTTATTTTTCTTTTTATTGGTATTTGTTTGGCAAGCTGCAGTTGGATTTAAATAA
- a CDS encoding Gfo/Idh/MocA family protein — protein MKPTSSPVKVGVIGIGNMGWHHARVLSLLKDANLIGVADPNEERGELAIEQFQCEWFKDYKDLIPKVDAICIAVPTLLHHKVGLDCLNGGTNVLIEKPIAANELEAKSLIEAANASKCLLQVGHIERFNPAFRELNKIVNNEEIVVLEARRHSPHADRANDVSVVMDLMIHDIDLILELVNSKIQKLAAVGGRNSEGLIDYVNATLVFKNNVIASLTASKMSHKKIRNLSAHCQNGLVETDFLNHSLQIHRKSHESYTAEHGELVYRNDGYVEEVSTTSIEPLYAELEHFLKCVQGKEMPEVDGEQASRALKIADFIESAVDNSGDAILLENPF, from the coding sequence ATGAAACCAACCTCATCACCCGTAAAGGTTGGAGTCATAGGTATAGGTAACATGGGCTGGCATCATGCTCGAGTACTAAGTTTACTCAAAGATGCAAATCTCATTGGAGTAGCAGATCCAAATGAAGAGAGAGGTGAATTAGCTATTGAACAATTTCAATGTGAATGGTTCAAAGACTATAAGGACTTAATTCCAAAAGTTGATGCCATTTGTATCGCTGTTCCGACACTACTTCATCATAAGGTAGGACTAGATTGTCTAAATGGAGGTACTAACGTTCTCATTGAAAAACCAATTGCAGCTAATGAGTTGGAGGCAAAATCTTTAATAGAGGCCGCTAATGCAAGTAAATGTCTATTACAAGTTGGGCATATTGAAAGATTTAATCCTGCTTTTAGAGAATTAAATAAAATAGTAAATAATGAAGAAATTGTCGTTTTAGAAGCAAGAAGGCATAGTCCTCATGCAGATAGAGCAAATGATGTATCTGTAGTAATGGATTTAATGATTCATGACATTGATCTTATTTTAGAGCTTGTAAACTCAAAAATACAAAAATTAGCAGCTGTTGGAGGAAGGAATAGCGAAGGATTAATAGATTATGTTAATGCTACTTTGGTTTTTAAAAATAATGTTATTGCAAGCTTAACTGCTAGCAAAATGAGTCATAAAAAAATTAGAAATTTAAGTGCTCACTGCCAAAATGGACTAGTAGAAACTGATTTCTTAAATCACTCTTTACAAATCCATAGAAAATCTCATGAATCATACACGGCAGAGCATGGAGAATTAGTTTATAGAAATGATGGATATGTCGAAGAAGTTAGCACAACCTCCATTGAACCTCTCTATGCAGAACTGGAGCATTTTCTTAAATGCGTTCAGGGTAAAGAAATGCCCGAGGTAGATGGTGAGCAAGCCTCAAGAGCATTAAAAATTGCTGATTTTATAGAAAGTGCTGTAGATAATTCTGGAGATGCGATTTTACTCGAAAATCCTTTCTAA
- a CDS encoding hemolysin family protein, producing the protein MKITLLLFLLFLPAFFAASELSFLLIRPSKVLRLIEEKKKGAFSILKIQKRFRSSLIASQFGVTISLIAIGWLSNNLANDFWKSNILSNRFYDLLLFLFIVLVVTLVSGLIPKALVINNPESAALKLTTIFDAVRKGMNPIVKTIEFFASACLGLFNLNNKWDSLNSGLSAGELETLIETDNVTGLKPDEKNILEGVFALKDTQVKEVMIPRSEMVTLPKNITFSELMKQVDKTRHARFFVIGESLDDVLGVLDLRYLAKPISKGEMEANTLLEPFILPVTKIIETCSLAEIFPIVRDYNPFLLVVDEHGGTEGLITAADLNGEIVGEEMLNNRIYSDMRMLDNLSKTWSIAGKSEIIDINKKLGCFIPEGADYHTLAGFLLEKFQMVPKIGDVLDFNNIKFEVISMSGPKIDRVKIILPKS; encoded by the coding sequence ATGAAAATAACTCTACTTTTATTTCTTTTATTTTTACCAGCTTTTTTCGCAGCGAGTGAACTCTCTTTTTTATTAATTAGGCCCAGTAAAGTTTTAAGACTAATAGAAGAAAAAAAGAAAGGAGCATTTTCAATTTTAAAAATTCAAAAACGCTTTAGATCGTCATTAATTGCTTCTCAATTTGGAGTAACAATTTCATTAATTGCAATTGGATGGCTCAGCAATAACCTGGCTAATGATTTTTGGAAAAGCAATATTTTGTCAAATAGATTTTATGATCTTCTATTATTTTTATTTATTGTTTTAGTTGTTACTCTTGTTTCTGGACTAATTCCAAAAGCTTTAGTAATTAACAATCCAGAATCTGCCGCATTAAAGTTAACCACAATATTCGATGCCGTAAGAAAAGGTATGAATCCTATAGTTAAGACAATAGAATTCTTTGCTAGCGCGTGTTTAGGCTTGTTCAATTTAAACAACAAATGGGATTCTTTAAACTCGGGTTTATCCGCAGGAGAATTAGAAACTCTTATAGAAACAGATAATGTAACAGGTTTAAAACCAGATGAGAAAAATATTCTTGAAGGAGTTTTTGCTTTAAAAGATACACAAGTTAAAGAAGTAATGATTCCAAGATCTGAAATGGTAACTTTGCCAAAAAATATAACCTTTTCAGAACTTATGAAACAAGTTGATAAAACTCGCCATGCTCGCTTCTTTGTGATTGGTGAGTCTTTAGATGATGTATTAGGTGTATTAGATTTACGTTATCTAGCTAAGCCAATTTCAAAAGGTGAAATGGAAGCCAATACATTGTTAGAGCCTTTCATTTTACCAGTGACAAAAATTATAGAAACATGTTCTTTAGCAGAAATATTTCCAATAGTAAGAGACTATAATCCTTTCTTGCTAGTAGTTGATGAACACGGTGGAACAGAGGGGCTCATAACTGCAGCTGATCTAAATGGCGAAATAGTTGGAGAAGAAATGCTCAATAATAGAATTTATTCAGACATGAGAATGTTAGATAATTTGTCTAAAACTTGGTCAATAGCTGGAAAATCAGAAATAATTGATATAAATAAGAAGTTAGGATGTTTCATTCCAGAAGGAGCAGATTATCATACTCTTGCTGGATTTCTGCTAGAAAAATTTCAAATGGTTCCAAAAATTGGGGACGTTTTAGATTTTAACAACATTAAATTTGAAGTTATTTCTATGTCAGGTCCAAAAATTGATCGTGTTAAAATAATCCTTCCCAAAAGCTAA
- the pyrE gene encoding orotate phosphoribosyltransferase: MAKFSDKYDLNKAKLLKQLIDKSYKKGNFTLSSGKKSSHYLNCKPVSLNGEGLNLISDLFLELKDSRSKAVAGLTLGADPIVSGLIVKAALHGLYLDGLIIRKEIKQYGTKAGIEGPTLEEGTLVTVLEDVVTTAGSVIKAIKKLRENNYVVEEVLSIVDRQEGGLEALEDENVKLKSLFTIKDFL, translated from the coding sequence ATGGCCAAATTCTCGGATAAGTATGATTTAAATAAAGCAAAATTATTAAAACAGTTAATTGATAAATCTTACAAGAAAGGAAACTTCACTTTATCTTCAGGAAAAAAAAGCAGTCATTACTTGAACTGTAAACCAGTTTCATTAAATGGCGAAGGCTTAAACTTAATAAGTGATTTATTTTTAGAGTTAAAGGACTCAAGGTCAAAAGCTGTAGCAGGACTGACATTAGGTGCAGACCCTATAGTAAGTGGATTAATTGTCAAAGCAGCTTTGCATGGCCTATACCTTGATGGTTTAATAATTCGGAAAGAAATAAAACAATACGGTACTAAAGCTGGAATAGAGGGCCCTACATTAGAAGAAGGAACTTTGGTAACTGTTTTAGAGGATGTGGTTACAACTGCTGGTTCAGTTATAAAAGCTATAAAAAAGTTACGCGAAAATAATTATGTTGTTGAGGAAGTTTTGTCTATAGTTGATAGGCAAGAAGGGGGATTAGAAGCTCTTGAAGATGAAAATGTTAAATTAAAGAGTCTTTTTACAATAAAAGACTTTTTATAA